From one Conyzicola nivalis genomic stretch:
- a CDS encoding flavin reductase family protein, producing MTTSKAVNQTGLDTATVRQAFAHYPAGVVAMVAAVGGVEAAMVASSFTVGISAEPPLVSVAIQRTSTTWPRLRSALRIGISVFAEDQAALARQMAGPNRDRLADVQLEDTGSEARMVAGASSWFECTLYNEVDAGDHTLALLEVTAFHTDEQRPPLVFHGSGFRSLAP from the coding sequence ATGACGACCAGCAAAGCCGTGAACCAGACCGGTCTGGACACGGCCACTGTGCGGCAGGCATTCGCCCACTATCCCGCCGGTGTCGTCGCCATGGTGGCGGCAGTCGGCGGCGTCGAGGCGGCCATGGTGGCGTCGTCGTTCACAGTCGGCATCTCGGCAGAACCACCCTTGGTATCGGTGGCCATCCAACGGACGTCGACTACCTGGCCGCGACTGCGTTCCGCCCTACGGATCGGGATCTCCGTCTTCGCAGAAGACCAAGCCGCCCTCGCCCGGCAGATGGCCGGCCCCAACCGGGACCGGCTCGCGGACGTGCAGCTGGAAGACACCGGGTCGGAAGCCCGGATGGTCGCCGGGGCCTCCTCGTGGTTCGAATGCACCCTCTACAACGAGGTCGACGCCGGCGACCACACTCTCGCCCTGCTCGAAGTCACAGCTTTCCACACCGACGAGCAGCGCCCGCCACTCGTCTTCCACGGTTCGGGCTTCCGCAGCCTCGCCCCCTAG
- a CDS encoding winged helix-turn-helix transcriptional regulator, giving the protein MKSSHTLRSSAGWNQVNEDECRHASQVLEVVGQRWSPSILLALARGAERYSDIMAVVAGLSARMLTLRLKQLETAELVARTVVPTTPVMVRYHLTPRGDDLITALQPIAGHVQRWEIDGGQSTPSS; this is encoded by the coding sequence GTGAAGTCATCCCATACTCTCCGATCCTCCGCCGGGTGGAACCAAGTCAACGAAGACGAATGCCGTCACGCCAGCCAGGTTCTCGAGGTCGTCGGCCAGCGGTGGTCGCCGAGCATCCTCCTCGCCCTCGCGCGCGGAGCCGAACGATACAGCGACATCATGGCGGTCGTAGCCGGTCTCTCGGCAAGGATGCTCACCCTTCGCCTGAAGCAGCTTGAGACAGCCGAGCTCGTCGCGCGAACGGTTGTACCCACGACGCCCGTCATGGTCCGCTACCATCTGACGCCTCGCGGCGACGACCTCATCACCGCGTTGCAGCCGATCGCGGGACACGTGCAGCGCTGGGAGATCGACGGCGGCCAGTCGACTCCATCTTCGTGA
- a CDS encoding TetR/AcrR family transcriptional regulator, with amino-acid sequence MSEIVSGRVRGPRADAQRNRDHILDVAEQHFSQHGVTGSLEAIAKQAGVGVGTLYRHFPNREELLAALLTARDDALVSRRDAIRAESANAAEALEHWLDAMTEWAGAFDGLPEPLRAATTTSSSPLAVTCQGFITDTNEFLLDAQEEGSARREVRAVDLFLASLATSWVRSAAMADEISLPALSSLTRSGWETRA; translated from the coding sequence ATGTCGGAAATCGTGTCTGGCCGGGTCCGTGGGCCGCGGGCTGACGCCCAACGCAACCGGGACCACATCCTCGATGTCGCGGAGCAACATTTCTCCCAGCACGGTGTGACCGGGTCGCTCGAGGCGATTGCCAAGCAGGCCGGCGTCGGCGTCGGCACGCTCTATCGGCATTTCCCCAACCGCGAAGAACTTCTTGCTGCACTCCTCACTGCACGCGACGACGCACTCGTCTCGCGTAGGGACGCTATCCGCGCGGAATCCGCGAACGCCGCTGAAGCTCTCGAGCACTGGCTCGACGCCATGACGGAGTGGGCCGGTGCATTCGACGGGTTGCCCGAGCCGCTGCGGGCAGCGACCACAACGAGTTCCTCACCGCTGGCAGTCACGTGTCAGGGCTTCATCACCGACACGAACGAATTCCTGTTGGACGCGCAAGAAGAAGGAAGTGCGCGCCGGGAGGTTCGGGCCGTGGACCTTTTCCTGGCGTCGCTTGCGACGAGTTGGGTACGCAGTGCGGCCATGGCTGACGAGATCTCACTACCCGCGCTTTCGTCACTCACGCGAAGCGGCTGGGAGACTCGCGCGTAA
- a CDS encoding molybdenum cofactor biosynthesis protein MoaE, producing MPDVMTSIAETVIDAAPFEEFVLTPQNGALVTFRGIVRDHDHGESVSALDYQAHPDAARFLEEACALVAAETGLRIAAVHRVGALTIGDTALVAAAAAPHRAEAFAACERVVEIIKQTVPIWKRQHLTAGVTEWVGL from the coding sequence ATGCCTGACGTGATGACCTCGATCGCCGAGACCGTCATCGACGCGGCTCCGTTCGAGGAATTCGTACTGACGCCACAGAACGGCGCGCTCGTGACCTTCCGCGGGATCGTGCGCGACCACGATCACGGCGAGAGCGTCTCCGCGCTCGACTACCAGGCGCATCCGGATGCCGCACGCTTTCTCGAGGAGGCCTGCGCTCTCGTCGCGGCCGAGACCGGGTTGCGCATCGCGGCCGTACATCGAGTGGGGGCGCTGACGATCGGCGACACCGCGCTCGTGGCCGCCGCCGCGGCTCCGCACCGCGCGGAAGCGTTCGCGGCGTGTGAGCGTGTGGTCGAGATCATCAAGCAGACGGTGCCGATCTGGAAGCGCCAGCACCTGACGGCCGGCGTCACGGAGTGGGTCGGGCTGTAG
- the moaCB gene encoding bifunctional molybdenum cofactor biosynthesis protein MoaC/MoaB, with product MSERSLTHLDSDGRARMVDVGDKTVTKRTATATGRLVTRPDVIALVRADDLPKADVLATARIAGIQGAKKTSELIPLCHTIPLSSVKVDFDFTADSILITATAKTVGQTGVEMEALTAVTVAALTLHDMIKAVDAAATMTDIQLRDKSGGKHGHWTRPSVPAPVEGSSGPAEGTPTKRPRRSKPRANTAAVIVSSTAGALGTREDTTGPVIAEWLTAAGYTAEVTVVADADIATEMVRVLKSAPAVILTTGGTGVSPTDRTPEATLAVIDRELPGVAEAIRSHGLASTPMAALSRAVAGTARGTVVINLPGSPGGVDDGLAVLDDLLPHLVAQVSGGGPHA from the coding sequence GTGAGCGAACGCTCCCTCACCCACCTCGACTCGGACGGGCGCGCCCGCATGGTCGACGTCGGCGACAAGACCGTGACGAAGCGCACCGCCACCGCGACCGGTCGTCTCGTGACCCGTCCCGACGTGATCGCCCTCGTGCGCGCCGACGACCTACCGAAGGCCGATGTGCTCGCGACCGCGCGCATCGCCGGAATCCAGGGCGCGAAGAAGACGAGCGAACTCATCCCGCTCTGCCACACCATCCCGCTGTCGAGCGTCAAGGTCGACTTCGATTTCACCGCCGACTCGATCCTGATCACCGCGACCGCCAAGACCGTCGGCCAGACCGGTGTCGAGATGGAGGCGCTCACGGCCGTGACGGTCGCCGCGCTCACGCTGCACGACATGATCAAGGCGGTGGATGCCGCGGCCACGATGACCGACATCCAGTTGCGCGACAAGTCGGGCGGCAAGCACGGTCATTGGACGCGTCCCTCGGTCCCTGCGCCCGTCGAAGGGTCCTCGGGCCCCGCTGAAGGCACTCCCACCAAGCGTCCCCGCCGCTCGAAGCCGCGCGCGAACACCGCGGCCGTCATCGTCTCCTCGACCGCCGGTGCGCTCGGAACCCGCGAAGACACCACGGGCCCCGTGATCGCAGAGTGGCTGACCGCCGCCGGCTACACCGCCGAGGTCACGGTCGTCGCCGACGCCGACATCGCCACCGAGATGGTGCGCGTGCTCAAGTCCGCGCCCGCCGTCATCCTCACCACCGGCGGCACGGGCGTGAGCCCCACCGACCGCACCCCCGAGGCCACGCTCGCCGTGATCGACCGCGAACTGCCCGGCGTCGCCGAGGCCATCCGCTCGCACGGACTCGCGTCCACCCCGATGGCCGCGCTCAGCCGCGCGGTCGCCGGAACCGCACGAGGCACCGTCGTCATCAACCTGCCCGGCTCGCCGGGCGGGGTGGACGACGGGCTCGCTGTGCTCGACGACCTGCTTCCGCACCTCGTGGCGCAGGTGTCGGGCGGCGGACCGCATGCCTGA
- a CDS encoding NADPH-dependent F420 reductase encodes MKIGIIGAGAIGTTLAQRLSTAGHDVSIANSRGPETIDPAALSTGARAVHADDVTDNSDVVIVSVAISRVPDVAHLVRNAPAAAVIIDTSNYYPLRDGHIPALVDGQVESLWITEHYGRPLVKAWNAITAQSFSENATPARTAGRIAIPVAGDDEQAKRVATSLVEETGFDAFDAGSLADSWRLQPGTPAYCTDHTGDELPEILAKADASRSARRRDLAIAAAIERTEAEGPVSSDYLVRLNRAIY; translated from the coding sequence ATGAAGATCGGCATCATCGGCGCCGGAGCAATCGGCACCACCCTCGCCCAGCGGCTAAGCACTGCAGGCCACGACGTCTCCATCGCGAACTCCCGAGGCCCGGAGACCATCGACCCCGCCGCTCTGAGCACCGGCGCACGGGCAGTGCACGCCGACGACGTCACCGACAACTCCGACGTCGTCATCGTCTCGGTCGCCATCAGCCGCGTACCCGACGTCGCCCACCTCGTCCGCAACGCACCCGCGGCCGCCGTGATCATCGACACGTCGAACTACTACCCGCTCCGGGACGGTCACATCCCGGCCCTCGTCGACGGACAGGTCGAAAGCCTCTGGATCACCGAGCACTACGGCCGCCCGCTGGTCAAAGCCTGGAACGCGATCACCGCCCAGTCCTTCAGTGAGAACGCCACCCCAGCCCGAACAGCCGGCCGCATCGCCATCCCGGTCGCAGGCGACGACGAGCAGGCCAAGCGGGTAGCGACGTCCCTCGTCGAGGAGACCGGCTTCGACGCCTTCGACGCCGGGTCGCTTGCCGACTCGTGGCGGCTGCAGCCCGGCACCCCGGCCTACTGCACCGACCACACCGGCGACGAACTTCCGGAGATCCTCGCGAAAGCCGATGCGAGCCGCTCAGCCCGCCGCCGGGATCTGGCCATCGCGGCCGCCATCGAACGGACCGAAGCCGAAGGCCCCGTGAGCTCCGACTACCTGGTGCGCCTGAACCGCGCAATCTACTGA
- a CDS encoding ThiF family adenylyltransferase: protein MQSTPADPIALADPNRYARQIALPGFGLAAQRSLAATRVLVIGAGGLGSTVIPALTAAGVGTIGIVDDDTVELSNLHRQYIHGTADVGIPKVVSAANRAHAINPASKVIAIETRLTAENALGIFADYDLVLDGSDNFPTRYLANDAAAITGIPLVWGAVAQYAGQVGLAWAAKGPQYRDLFPTPPPAGSVLSCEQGGVFPTVVAVIGALMAGEALKVLTGSGTPLLGRVTTFDALTGAFRELAYESDPTASSITELIDYDAFCGVVPRASTPESESAMSDTISPSDLAASIERGDDIVLLDVREPWEAEIASLPDSLLVPLGSLESVIDKLDPSENFVVYCHHGMRSESALRVLQQRGFEHARHLTGGIDAWSRDVDGDVARY, encoded by the coding sequence ATGCAGTCCACCCCGGCAGACCCGATCGCGCTGGCAGATCCGAACCGGTACGCCCGCCAGATCGCACTGCCCGGGTTCGGACTGGCCGCGCAGCGCTCGCTCGCCGCGACGCGTGTGCTCGTCATCGGCGCGGGCGGGCTCGGCAGCACCGTCATCCCGGCGCTGACCGCCGCCGGGGTCGGCACGATCGGCATCGTCGACGACGACACCGTCGAGCTGAGCAACCTGCACCGCCAGTACATCCACGGCACCGCCGACGTCGGCATCCCGAAGGTCGTCTCGGCGGCGAACCGCGCGCACGCGATCAACCCCGCGTCGAAGGTCATCGCGATCGAGACCCGCCTCACCGCCGAGAACGCGCTCGGCATCTTCGCCGACTACGACCTCGTGCTCGACGGTAGCGACAACTTCCCCACCCGCTACCTCGCGAACGACGCCGCGGCGATCACCGGCATCCCGCTCGTCTGGGGCGCCGTCGCGCAGTACGCCGGGCAGGTCGGGCTCGCCTGGGCCGCCAAGGGACCGCAGTACCGCGACCTGTTCCCCACTCCCCCGCCCGCCGGCTCGGTGCTGTCGTGCGAGCAGGGCGGCGTCTTCCCCACGGTCGTCGCCGTGATCGGCGCACTGATGGCCGGCGAGGCCCTCAAGGTGCTCACCGGCAGCGGAACGCCCCTGCTCGGCCGCGTCACCACGTTCGACGCGCTCACGGGCGCGTTCCGCGAGCTCGCCTACGAGAGCGATCCGACCGCGTCATCCATCACCGAACTCATCGACTACGACGCCTTCTGCGGCGTCGTACCCCGCGCATCAACCCCCGAAAGCGAGTCCGCCATGAGCGACACCATCTCCCCCTCCGACCTGGCCGCATCGATCGAACGCGGCGACGACATCGTTTTGCTCGACGTGCGCGAACCGTGGGAGGCCGAGATCGCGAGCCTGCCCGACTCGCTGTTGGTGCCGCTCGGCTCGCTCGAGAGCGTGATCGACAAGCTCGACCCGAGCGAGAACTTCGTGGTCTACTGCCACCACGGCATGCGCTCCGAATCGGCGCTGCGCGTGCTGCAGCAGCGCGGCTTCGAGCACGCGCGGCACCTCACCGGGGGCATCGACGCCTGGTCGCGCGACGTCGACGGCGACGTGGCCCGCTACTGA
- a CDS encoding Zn-dependent alcohol dehydrogenase: MRAALIREVGQPFQVENITIAAPVDREVLVEIRASGLCHSDITVAKNGMGIGLPAVLGHEISGVVTAVGPAVSRIKVGDHVVAAALQPCGHCQACLRGNLNACSNPDALDRSTDAEPRLEVDSTPVVQMQGLGGFAEQALIHENQLVAIDPRMPFEQASIIGCAVATGAGSIFNAAKVRPGQSVAVFGCGGVGLNAIQAAVLAGATTIIAVDIQPDKLELAQKFGATAIVNSGTEDAAARILEITTGAGVDHAFVMIGVPAIAETAMASLGFGGTTYLVGGMRPGAALDVRPSPADSGLLSKQQGVRGIWLGSSNFYADIPMYVDLYMQGKLNLDDLISRRIDLDDINEAYEDLERGGIARSVITFPAVG, encoded by the coding sequence ATGCGTGCAGCACTCATCCGAGAAGTCGGACAGCCCTTCCAGGTCGAGAACATCACCATCGCCGCCCCCGTCGACCGTGAAGTCCTCGTCGAAATCCGCGCCTCCGGGCTCTGCCACAGCGACATCACCGTCGCCAAGAACGGCATGGGCATCGGACTGCCCGCCGTCCTCGGACACGAGATCTCCGGCGTCGTGACAGCAGTCGGCCCCGCCGTCAGCCGCATCAAGGTCGGCGACCACGTCGTCGCGGCAGCCCTGCAGCCGTGCGGACACTGCCAGGCATGCCTCCGCGGCAACCTCAACGCCTGCTCCAACCCCGACGCCCTCGACCGCTCCACAGACGCGGAACCCCGCCTCGAAGTCGACTCCACACCCGTCGTGCAGATGCAGGGACTCGGCGGCTTCGCCGAACAGGCCCTCATCCACGAAAACCAGCTCGTGGCCATCGACCCCAGAATGCCCTTCGAACAGGCGTCCATCATCGGATGTGCTGTAGCCACCGGCGCCGGATCCATCTTCAACGCCGCAAAGGTCAGGCCCGGCCAGAGCGTCGCCGTCTTCGGCTGCGGCGGCGTTGGACTCAACGCCATCCAAGCCGCGGTCCTCGCCGGCGCCACCACCATCATCGCCGTCGACATCCAGCCCGACAAGCTCGAACTCGCACAGAAGTTCGGCGCCACCGCCATCGTCAACTCCGGGACTGAAGACGCAGCGGCACGCATCCTCGAAATCACCACCGGTGCTGGTGTCGACCACGCGTTCGTCATGATCGGAGTCCCCGCAATCGCCGAGACTGCGATGGCGTCCCTCGGCTTCGGTGGCACGACCTACCTAGTCGGCGGCATGCGCCCCGGCGCAGCCCTCGACGTCCGCCCCTCCCCCGCCGACAGCGGCCTCCTTTCCAAGCAGCAGGGAGTCCGCGGAATCTGGCTGGGATCCTCGAATTTCTATGCCGACATCCCGATGTACGTCGACCTGTACATGCAGGGCAAACTCAACCTCGACGACCTCATCTCGCGACGCATCGACCTCGACGACATCAACGAGGCGTACGAGGATCTCGAACGTGGCGGTATCGCACGAAGCGTCATCACCTTCCCCGCTGTCGGCTAG
- a CDS encoding molybdopterin molybdotransferase MoeA has protein sequence MGHTSTPHTSVDQHAALVRSLLARAMATGTERVPLADALGRVTATAVTSPVDLPLFRNSQMDGFAVRAADLRDGDTILPILGEIPAQRGTPEPLIPSTTVRIMTGAVVPEGADAVVPVEDATIEGNLVTIHRGRRAGEFVREQGSDVRAGAELLPAALRLAPRHLAVLASAGIRDVEVRFRVRVVVITTGAELVDPGQPVDDGQIYDSNGVALEAALRACGAEIVASIRNSNDDADQLHDAMFAAAAGADIIITSGGISMGDHEVVRDVLTPLGGRIGHIAMQPGGPQATGSFEGVPVISFPGNPVSTQISFEVFVAPLLRRVAGLPAATRAPRTLVADLTSIPGKRQFLRGRSVEGGRVELVAGPGSHLVAGLAASDVLIDIPETTTELKAGDTVETIEL, from the coding sequence ATGGGTCACACGTCGACGCCCCATACGAGCGTTGACCAGCACGCGGCGCTGGTTCGCTCGCTGCTCGCGCGCGCCATGGCGACCGGCACCGAACGTGTGCCGCTCGCCGATGCGCTCGGCCGGGTGACCGCCACCGCGGTCACCTCGCCGGTCGACCTGCCGCTGTTCCGCAACTCGCAGATGGACGGCTTCGCCGTGCGCGCGGCCGACCTGCGCGACGGCGACACGATCCTGCCGATCCTCGGCGAGATCCCCGCCCAGCGCGGCACGCCCGAACCGCTCATCCCGTCGACGACCGTGCGGATCATGACGGGAGCAGTCGTGCCCGAGGGGGCGGATGCCGTCGTGCCGGTCGAAGACGCGACGATCGAGGGCAATCTGGTCACCATCCACCGAGGCAGGCGGGCGGGCGAATTCGTGCGCGAGCAGGGCAGCGACGTGCGCGCCGGTGCGGAGCTGCTGCCGGCGGCCCTGCGGCTGGCACCCCGCCACCTCGCCGTGCTCGCCTCCGCGGGCATCCGCGACGTCGAGGTGCGCTTCCGGGTGCGCGTCGTCGTGATCACGACCGGCGCCGAACTCGTCGACCCCGGGCAGCCCGTCGACGACGGCCAGATCTACGACTCCAACGGCGTCGCGCTCGAGGCGGCACTGCGCGCGTGCGGCGCCGAGATCGTGGCGTCGATCCGCAACAGCAACGACGACGCCGACCAGCTGCACGACGCCATGTTCGCCGCCGCGGCCGGCGCCGACATCATCATCACCTCGGGCGGCATCTCGATGGGCGACCACGAGGTCGTGCGCGACGTGCTCACCCCGCTCGGCGGGCGCATCGGCCACATCGCCATGCAGCCCGGCGGACCGCAGGCGACCGGGTCGTTCGAGGGCGTGCCCGTCATCAGTTTTCCCGGCAATCCGGTGAGCACGCAGATCTCGTTCGAGGTCTTCGTGGCACCGCTTCTGCGCCGGGTCGCGGGGCTGCCCGCCGCCACCCGCGCGCCGCGCACCCTCGTGGCCGACCTCACCTCGATCCCCGGCAAGCGACAGTTTTTGCGCGGGCGTTCAGTCGAGGGTGGCAGAGTGGAGCTGGTCGCCGGGCCCGGCTCGCACCTCGTCGCCGGCCTGGCCGCATCCGATGTTCTTATCGACATCCCCGAGACGACAACCGAGCTGAAAGCGGGCGACACCGTGGAAACGATCGAACTGTGA
- a CDS encoding NtaA/DmoA family FMN-dependent monooxygenase (This protein belongs to a clade of FMN-dependent monooxygenases, within a broader family of flavin-dependent oxidoreductases, the luciferase-like monooxygenase (LMM) family, some of whose members use coenzyme F420 rather than FMN.) codes for MSSSSDRHLLLALQIANGYGAQPGAWRMPGTDPSSYTDMDVFDRYARAAERGKIQLIFLADTPVLDVDLEREAPHHAIDPLLVLTSMARATKRIGLVATSSTTLNEPFTIARQFKALDVASHGRAGWNAVPTSHPAAAANYGIVLPSREEKYERAHEVVQIVQALWGSWGKNAWVRDVENRRFADMSQIRPVNLQGRYVASAGPLPIPPSEQGQPVIFQAGGGGNGLEMAGRYASGVYANPFTIEEGRAHREALRTAAERAGRNPDEVKLFAGFMPSVASSKRAALDRRLKLDESVDTHQRVRYLGSMIGLDLSPAQLDQPITEQQHSAARANPGDPRAPRALELAREGWTLRDVLAHGVIDYHPVVPGTASDIADHMQEWFDAGACDGFSVAIDVYADGIDTFVDEVVPVLQERGLFHEDYAGITLRDHLGAPAQYGQDPRLP; via the coding sequence ATGTCCAGCTCGTCCGACCGTCATTTGCTCTTGGCTCTACAGATCGCCAACGGGTACGGGGCCCAGCCCGGTGCCTGGCGGATGCCCGGCACCGATCCGTCGAGCTACACCGACATGGACGTCTTCGACCGGTACGCTCGGGCGGCCGAACGCGGGAAGATCCAGTTGATCTTTTTGGCCGACACACCCGTCCTGGATGTCGACCTTGAGAGGGAGGCGCCCCACCACGCCATCGATCCGCTGCTCGTTCTGACATCGATGGCGCGTGCGACGAAACGCATCGGATTGGTCGCGACGAGTTCGACCACGCTCAACGAGCCGTTCACCATCGCCCGCCAGTTCAAGGCCCTCGACGTCGCCAGCCACGGCCGCGCCGGATGGAACGCCGTCCCCACCTCGCACCCCGCCGCCGCAGCGAACTACGGGATCGTCCTGCCGTCGCGGGAGGAGAAGTACGAACGCGCCCACGAGGTCGTCCAGATCGTCCAGGCGCTCTGGGGCAGCTGGGGCAAGAACGCGTGGGTGCGGGATGTCGAGAACAGACGTTTCGCCGACATGTCCCAGATCCGGCCGGTAAACCTGCAGGGCCGCTACGTCGCATCCGCCGGCCCGCTGCCGATCCCGCCGTCCGAACAGGGCCAGCCGGTGATTTTTCAAGCCGGCGGTGGCGGGAACGGGTTGGAGATGGCCGGCCGGTACGCGTCCGGCGTGTACGCGAATCCGTTCACGATCGAGGAGGGCCGTGCGCACCGCGAGGCGCTGCGCACCGCCGCAGAACGTGCCGGTCGCAATCCCGACGAGGTGAAGCTGTTCGCGGGCTTCATGCCCTCGGTCGCCTCGTCCAAGCGTGCTGCACTGGACCGGCGGCTGAAGTTGGACGAGTCGGTCGATACCCACCAGCGGGTCCGCTATCTCGGTTCCATGATCGGCCTGGACCTCAGCCCCGCGCAGCTCGACCAGCCGATCACCGAGCAACAGCACAGTGCAGCGCGGGCCAATCCGGGCGACCCGCGGGCCCCACGGGCTCTCGAACTGGCACGTGAGGGGTGGACCTTACGTGACGTGCTGGCGCACGGCGTGATCGACTACCACCCGGTCGTTCCGGGAACCGCGTCCGACATCGCCGACCACATGCAGGAATGGTTCGACGCCGGCGCCTGTGACGGATTCTCCGTAGCCATCGACGTGTACGCCGACGGAATCGACACCTTCGTCGACGAGGTCGTGCCCGTGCTGCAGGAACGCGGCCTGTTCCACGAGGACTACGCCGGGATTACCCTCCGCGACCATCTGGGCGCACCCGCCCAGTACGGCCAAGACCCCCGACTTCCGTAA
- a CDS encoding DHA2 family efflux MFS transporter permease subunit, with protein sequence MTNPNPADPAIPPSRTGKSRVEKLAPGSALVIGLLMGSTFLVLLNEMLLGVALPTLITDLDITPSSGQWLTTGYLLTLAVLIPATGFVMRRFHMRTIFLTALTLFIIGTAIAAAAPGFEVLLAGRIVQAAGTAVFVPLLMTTAMRLVPEARRGSIMALVTAVPAIAPALGPAVSGLVLSFLPWRWLFILILPLAVIALVLGALKLKNITTPEHATLDVLSLLLSAIGFGALVFGLSSIGESASGHAPVSPAIPIVIGILGVAAFAFRQSFLRRRNRDPFLDMRVFQTKLFAVPLLIMLFIALNGFGILLILPLILTGSLGLGTLAIGLFLVPGGAAIALVSAIGGRIYDRFGPRPLVIPGGIIWTATIWFLSTLDQNTSVWLYLVAYLVMSASQAMMWAPLTTVALSSLRAELYPYGSAAFTTAQQLAGAAGGAVLVSAYTIGANAAHAGALTVAQTVEAGQAAFTTAGLVAFAAVIGTLFVTRPRTPAISTGATADGRP encoded by the coding sequence ATGACCAACCCGAACCCCGCAGACCCGGCCATCCCACCTTCCCGCACGGGGAAGAGCCGCGTCGAGAAGCTGGCCCCCGGCAGCGCCCTCGTCATCGGCCTGCTCATGGGATCGACCTTCCTCGTTCTCCTCAACGAGATGCTGCTCGGTGTCGCCCTCCCCACCCTGATCACTGACCTGGATATCACCCCCTCGTCCGGCCAGTGGCTGACGACGGGCTACCTGCTGACCCTGGCGGTGTTGATCCCCGCGACCGGGTTCGTCATGCGGCGCTTCCACATGCGGACCATCTTCCTCACCGCACTGACACTGTTCATCATCGGCACCGCTATAGCAGCCGCAGCCCCCGGCTTTGAGGTGCTGCTCGCCGGCCGGATCGTTCAGGCGGCCGGCACGGCCGTGTTCGTCCCGCTGCTGATGACCACCGCCATGCGACTGGTCCCCGAAGCACGCCGAGGCAGCATCATGGCATTGGTGACAGCGGTGCCGGCGATCGCACCCGCCCTCGGCCCGGCAGTCTCCGGTCTCGTGCTGTCGTTCCTGCCGTGGCGGTGGCTGTTCATCCTCATCCTCCCCCTCGCAGTCATCGCACTTGTGCTGGGAGCCCTCAAGCTCAAAAACATCACCACCCCCGAACACGCCACCCTCGACGTCCTCTCCCTGCTTCTGTCCGCGATCGGCTTCGGCGCCCTGGTCTTCGGCCTGTCCTCAATCGGCGAATCCGCCTCCGGGCACGCGCCCGTCTCACCCGCCATCCCGATCGTGATCGGCATACTCGGCGTGGCAGCCTTCGCTTTCCGCCAGAGCTTCCTGCGTCGACGGAACCGCGACCCGTTCCTCGACATGCGCGTCTTCCAGACGAAGTTGTTCGCCGTGCCGCTGCTGATCATGCTGTTCATCGCACTGAACGGTTTCGGAATCCTCCTGATCCTCCCCCTCATCCTCACCGGGTCACTGGGACTGGGAACGTTGGCAATCGGCCTCTTCCTCGTCCCGGGCGGCGCCGCGATCGCACTCGTCTCCGCCATCGGCGGTCGGATCTACGATCGCTTCGGCCCGCGCCCCCTCGTCATCCCCGGCGGCATCATTTGGACAGCAACCATCTGGTTCCTCAGCACATTGGACCAGAACACCAGCGTCTGGCTATATCTCGTCGCGTACCTGGTCATGTCCGCATCCCAGGCGATGATGTGGGCCCCCCTGACCACCGTGGCTCTGTCATCCCTGCGCGCCGAGCTGTACCCCTACGGAAGCGCGGCCTTCACCACCGCGCAGCAACTCGCCGGCGCCGCCGGCGGCGCAGTCCTCGTCTCGGCCTACACGATCGGAGCGAACGCAGCACATGCCGGCGCCCTGACCGTCGCCCAGACAGTCGAGGCAGGACAGGCAGCCTTCACCACCGCGGGATTAGTCGCCTTCGCTGCCGTCATCGGCACCCTGTTCGTCACAAGGCCCCGCACACCCGCCATCTCCACCGGCGCCACTGCCGACGGACGACCGTAA